Proteins from a genomic interval of Sporolactobacillus sp. Y61:
- the murD gene encoding UDP-N-acetylmuramoyl-L-alanine--D-glutamate ligase gives MNKKVVVLGLGKSGYAAAKLMKVLGANVTVNDRNDLSADRHALELERQGIKVIGGAHPLDLIDETVDVLIKNPGIPYSNPMVRKAQKTGVRVITEVEIAAEVSEAPFIGVTGSNGKTTTTMLIGEMMKGSTHQPVVAGNIGTALCSVVQQVSPQNVLVSELSSFQLLGTETFHPEVAVVLNIFEHHLDYHGTVENYAKAKARITLNQTADDTLIYNADSRRCVHYIAEVSKANKVPFSTTKRLPEGAYIQDDVIYFRNEKIMPCSQMGLPGEHNLQNALAAVAAARIYGVPAPFIAGVLRSFTGVRHRLQYVDTIQGRIIYNDSKATNILATSKALHAFPGKGIVLLAGGLDRGNGFDELVPFLKKADIRAVLLFGQTAAKLQDACKKAKIPIIKTVENVEAAVPEAFALSKPGDVILLSPACASWDQYKSFEQRGDIFIHDVNKFR, from the coding sequence ATGAATAAAAAAGTGGTTGTACTTGGACTGGGAAAAAGCGGTTATGCCGCAGCAAAATTAATGAAAGTGCTTGGCGCGAACGTTACGGTGAACGACAGAAATGATCTGTCCGCTGACCGGCACGCGCTGGAGCTCGAGCGGCAGGGGATAAAAGTCATTGGAGGCGCGCATCCTCTGGACCTGATCGACGAGACTGTCGATGTCCTGATTAAAAATCCGGGGATTCCCTACTCCAATCCCATGGTTCGGAAAGCCCAAAAGACAGGTGTACGGGTGATTACCGAAGTGGAGATTGCGGCGGAAGTATCGGAAGCCCCGTTCATCGGGGTGACCGGATCGAATGGGAAAACGACAACGACGATGCTTATCGGTGAAATGATGAAGGGATCAACACATCAGCCTGTTGTTGCCGGAAATATCGGGACAGCTCTTTGCTCTGTAGTGCAGCAGGTATCGCCTCAGAATGTCCTGGTATCGGAACTCTCAAGTTTTCAGCTTCTGGGTACAGAAACGTTCCATCCTGAAGTGGCAGTTGTGCTGAATATCTTCGAACATCATCTTGATTATCATGGAACAGTGGAAAATTATGCTAAAGCCAAGGCAAGGATTACATTGAATCAGACAGCGGATGATACGCTGATTTATAATGCAGACAGCAGGCGGTGTGTCCATTATATAGCTGAGGTATCAAAAGCAAATAAAGTGCCGTTTTCCACAACGAAGAGGCTGCCGGAAGGTGCTTATATCCAGGATGACGTGATTTATTTCAGAAATGAGAAAATCATGCCATGTTCACAGATGGGGCTGCCGGGCGAGCACAACCTGCAAAATGCCCTTGCCGCAGTGGCTGCTGCACGGATATACGGCGTGCCGGCTCCGTTTATTGCCGGTGTTCTCCGATCTTTTACCGGAGTACGTCATCGCCTGCAATATGTGGATACGATTCAGGGACGGATCATTTATAATGATTCCAAGGCAACAAATATTCTGGCTACATCAAAAGCGCTGCACGCATTTCCCGGAAAAGGAATTGTACTTCTGGCGGGCGGACTGGACAGAGGAAATGGATTTGACGAACTCGTTCCCTTCCTGAAAAAAGCGGATATCAGAGCCGTCCTGCTTTTCGGACAGACAGCTGCCAAACTTCAGGACGCCTGTAAAAAAGCAAAGATCCCGATCATAAAAACAGTTGAAAATGTTGAGGCAGCCGTACCGGAAGCCTTTGCACTCTCAAAACCTGGAGATGTGATTTTATTATCGCCCGCCTGTGCCAGCTGGGATCAGTACAAATCTTTTGAACAGCGGGGGGACATTTTTATTCATGACGTGAATAAGTTTAGATAA
- the spoVE gene encoding stage V sporulation protein E yields the protein MNRHRVFPDRFFLLITFILLITGLVMVYSASEVSAAHKFGDTFYFLKRQLLFAFAGVISLFVVMNIDYRAWKKWSHIGILLCYGLLLLVLIPGVGLSRGGASSWLGIGAFSIQPSEFMKVALIIYLARCLSERQQDLPSFRKGLLPALFPVLAAFGLIMLQPDLGTGMVLVLTCTMMIFVAGARIKHFLFMGAAGCMGIAGLIISAPYRLQRLTSYVDPWQDPGESGFQIIQSLLAIGPGGLMGFGLGESRQKFQYLPEAQNDFIFSIISEELGFIGSVAVLMLFCLLLWRGIRIAMSAPDLFGTLLAAGITGMIAIQVMINIAVVIGLIPVTGITLPFLSYGGSSLTLILISIGILLNISSYSKS from the coding sequence ATGAACCGGCACCGGGTTTTTCCTGACCGCTTTTTTCTGCTAATCACGTTTATCCTGCTCATAACGGGACTTGTGATGGTTTACAGTGCCAGCGAAGTGTCCGCTGCTCATAAATTTGGCGACACCTTTTATTTTTTGAAAAGGCAGTTGCTGTTTGCATTTGCCGGGGTTATCAGTCTCTTTGTCGTCATGAACATCGATTATCGGGCATGGAAGAAGTGGTCCCATATCGGTATTCTGCTCTGTTACGGGCTGCTTCTCCTGGTCCTGATTCCCGGAGTCGGTCTTTCGCGTGGCGGAGCAAGCAGCTGGCTCGGAATCGGAGCTTTCTCGATACAGCCATCTGAATTTATGAAAGTGGCACTGATCATTTACCTGGCGAGGTGTCTGTCTGAGCGTCAGCAGGATCTTCCCTCATTCAGGAAAGGGCTGCTTCCGGCTTTATTTCCGGTTCTTGCGGCTTTTGGCCTGATTATGCTGCAGCCTGATCTTGGCACGGGCATGGTGCTTGTCCTGACCTGCACCATGATGATCTTTGTGGCAGGCGCACGGATAAAACATTTTCTTTTTATGGGCGCTGCGGGATGTATGGGCATTGCCGGCCTGATTATTTCTGCTCCGTACCGGTTGCAGAGACTGACATCATATGTGGATCCCTGGCAGGATCCGGGCGAAAGCGGTTTTCAGATTATCCAGTCTTTACTTGCAATCGGACCAGGCGGACTGATGGGGTTTGGACTCGGCGAGAGCCGGCAGAAATTTCAGTATCTGCCGGAAGCACAGAATGATTTTATCTTCTCGATTATCTCAGAGGAGCTGGGTTTCATCGGTTCTGTCGCCGTCCTGATGCTCTTCTGTCTGCTGCTCTGGCGCGGCATACGGATTGCAATGAGTGCCCCTGATTTGTTCGGCACGCTGCTGGCTGCCGGTATCACCGGCATGATTGCCATTCAGGTGATGATCAACATAGCGGTTGTCATCGGGCTGATTCCGGTAACCGGAATTACACTGCCCTTCCTCAGCTATGGGGGATCCTCATTAACCCTGATTTTGATTTCTATCGGCATCCTTCTGAATATCAGCAGTTACAGTAAAAGTTAA
- a CDS encoding FtsQ-type POTRA domain-containing protein, protein MDKEKVVPLEDRLPQLKKERKQRANRRFAFYAIVFFILILIIVYFQSPLSKVRQITVEGARITSTDQIVKASGITKNTHIWDIRSNAVEKKIKSLSTVKSATVDSAFPNRVKIHVVEFTRSAYLSKGENFYPILQNGTIMGKMPQNNLPVDAPVLMGFKSQQEIRAVTQGLSALPEEIIRSISDIHYINQQPGDEDNLILYINNGNRIVASTATFAKNIRMYPEISARLPENVRGTIYLSVGSYFTPYENSEKQQKQETAEP, encoded by the coding sequence ATGGATAAGGAAAAGGTTGTGCCTCTGGAAGACAGGCTTCCACAATTAAAAAAAGAACGGAAACAAAGGGCAAATCGCCGATTCGCTTTTTATGCGATTGTTTTTTTTATCCTGATCCTTATTATCGTTTATTTCCAGTCCCCGCTCAGCAAGGTCCGCCAGATTACTGTTGAAGGAGCGCGGATTACTTCGACTGATCAGATAGTTAAAGCAAGCGGCATCACAAAAAATACACACATATGGGATATTCGTTCCAATGCGGTGGAGAAGAAAATTAAATCTCTGTCAACCGTGAAATCAGCGACAGTTGACTCTGCGTTTCCAAACAGAGTGAAGATTCATGTTGTTGAATTCACCCGCAGTGCTTATTTAAGCAAGGGCGAAAATTTCTACCCCATTTTACAGAACGGGACAATTATGGGGAAAATGCCGCAGAATAATCTTCCCGTCGATGCACCGGTTCTCATGGGGTTTAAGAGCCAGCAGGAAATCCGTGCGGTGACGCAGGGCCTTTCTGCATTACCCGAAGAGATCATTCGCAGCATTTCTGATATTCATTACATAAATCAACAGCCGGGCGATGAAGATAATCTGATTCTTTACATAAATAACGGGAACCGGATCGTCGCCAGTACCGCAACGTTTGCAAAAAATATAAGAATGTACCCTGAAATCTCTGCACGTCTGCCGGAGAATGTCCGTGGCACGATTTATTTAAGTGTCGGGAGTTATTTTACACCTTATGAAAATTCTGAAAAACAGCAGAAGCAAGAAACGGCTGAGCCCTGA
- a CDS encoding sigma-E processing peptidase SpoIIGA, whose translation MVLYLDAVWFLNLLIDACLLKLTAIMLRRRTKRIRMWMGAFVASAIVLLLFSPLAPMIGHPLGKLLFSVLIILITFGFCSFSVFFQNLAAFYFSAFALGGGLFALHYIFQFRSFYAENSMLTTLSFGDPVSWIVVAAGFPLLWYFSKKRLEQTAYRKWQATTGAELTISLSGQTIRARGLVDSGNQLRDPLTRFPVMFLQLDACRGLFPAVIERAFIENHPLSCPGDRR comes from the coding sequence ATGGTTCTCTATCTTGATGCTGTGTGGTTCCTGAATCTGCTGATCGACGCCTGTCTGCTCAAACTGACAGCGATTATGCTCAGAAGGCGAACGAAGCGGATCCGGATGTGGATGGGAGCATTTGTTGCATCTGCCATCGTTCTGCTTCTGTTCTCGCCGCTTGCCCCGATGATTGGCCATCCGCTGGGTAAATTACTATTTTCCGTTCTGATTATCCTGATCACGTTTGGATTTTGCAGCTTTTCGGTGTTTTTTCAGAATCTGGCGGCGTTTTATTTCTCTGCGTTTGCATTAGGCGGTGGCCTGTTTGCCTTACACTATATTTTTCAGTTCCGTTCATTTTATGCAGAGAACAGTATGCTTACAACGCTGAGTTTCGGTGACCCGGTCAGCTGGATTGTTGTTGCAGCAGGTTTTCCACTTTTATGGTATTTTTCGAAAAAAAGGCTGGAACAGACAGCGTATCGTAAATGGCAGGCTACAACCGGTGCGGAACTGACCATAAGCCTGTCGGGACAGACGATCCGTGCAAGAGGACTTGTTGACAGTGGCAATCAGCTGCGTGATCCGTTAACCCGATTCCCTGTCATGTTCTTACAGCTGGATGCCTGCCGGGGCCTCTTCCCCGCTGTTATCGAGAGGGCCTTTATCGAAAACCACCCTTTGAGCTGCCCCGGAGACAGGCGATGA
- a CDS encoding sigma-E processing peptidase SpoIIGA — MTWVPYRTVDGVTNYQTTVRPDAVLIQHEGKLIECRKVLIAVKNQKLSSAGDFNCILHPDMLLNGRTIVSAS, encoded by the coding sequence ATGACATGGGTTCCTTACCGCACAGTCGACGGGGTAACCAACTATCAGACAACTGTACGTCCGGATGCTGTCCTGATTCAGCATGAAGGAAAACTTATCGAATGCCGGAAGGTACTGATCGCTGTCAAAAATCAGAAACTGAGCTCTGCCGGGGACTTCAACTGTATTCTCCATCCGGACATGCTGCTTAACGGAAGAACCATTGTATCAGCTTCATAA
- the sigE gene encoding RNA polymerase sporulation sigma factor SigE, translated as MKAFFLKIWNKLLVKLHLRPEEIYYIGGNDGLPSPLTKEEEAELMKKLPSGDPKVRSTLIERNLRLVVYIARKFDNTRINIEDLISIGTIGLIKAVNTFNPEKKIKLATYASRCIENEILMYLRRNNRRRSEVSLDEPLNVDWDGNELLLSDILGTDNDVTTRGMEKKVDRTLLKKAMLMLSDREKEIMKLRFGLSGGREKTQKDVADQLGISQSYISRLEKRIIKRLKKEFSKMA; from the coding sequence ATGAAAGCATTTTTTCTGAAAATATGGAATAAATTACTGGTTAAATTACACCTTCGGCCTGAAGAAATATATTATATTGGGGGAAATGACGGACTACCCTCGCCTCTTACCAAAGAGGAAGAAGCTGAACTGATGAAAAAACTGCCGTCAGGTGATCCAAAGGTCAGGTCGACACTGATTGAACGTAATCTGAGACTTGTTGTTTATATCGCAAGGAAGTTTGACAATACACGAATTAATATTGAAGATCTGATCAGTATTGGCACGATCGGTCTGATCAAGGCTGTCAATACATTTAATCCGGAAAAGAAAATTAAACTGGCGACGTATGCGTCCCGGTGCATAGAAAATGAGATTCTGATGTATTTACGTCGTAACAACCGTAGACGTTCGGAAGTGTCCCTGGATGAACCGCTTAATGTGGACTGGGACGGGAATGAATTGTTGCTTTCTGATATCCTCGGAACAGACAACGATGTCACAACCAGAGGAATGGAGAAAAAAGTTGACCGGACATTACTGAAGAAAGCGATGCTGATGCTCAGCGACAGGGAGAAGGAAATTATGAAGCTCAGATTCGGACTTTCAGGAGGCAGAGAAAAAACGCAGAAAGATGTTGCCGATCAGCTGGGCATTTCTCAGTCCTATATCTCCCGTCTGGAAAAAAGAATTATCAAACGCTTAAAAAAGGAATTCAGTAAAATGGCCTGA
- the sigG gene encoding RNA polymerase sporulation sigma factor SigG, with product MARHKVEICGVDTSKLPVLKNTEMRRLFAEMHSGKNEARETLVNGNLRLVLSVIQRFNHRGESADDLFQVGCIGLMKSIDNFDLSQNVRFSTYAVPMIIGEIRRYLRDNNPIRVSRSLRDMAYKALQAREKYITKHSKEPTTAELARILDLPVEEIVFAMDAIQDPVSLFEPIYSDGGDPIFIMDQISDEKHKDRDWVDKIALGEAMKKLHEREKRIVAMRFFYGKTQMEVAREIGISQAQVSRLEKMAIKEMNQDIGP from the coding sequence ATGGCACGGCACAAAGTTGAAATCTGCGGTGTTGATACATCAAAGCTGCCTGTCTTGAAAAATACGGAAATGCGCCGGTTGTTTGCCGAGATGCACTCGGGGAAAAATGAAGCCAGAGAAACGCTCGTCAACGGCAATCTTCGTCTCGTTCTCAGTGTCATTCAGCGTTTTAATCATCGTGGTGAGTCGGCAGATGATTTGTTCCAGGTCGGCTGTATTGGATTAATGAAATCCATCGATAATTTCGACTTAAGTCAGAATGTACGTTTTTCAACTTACGCGGTGCCCATGATCATTGGGGAAATACGTCGTTATCTTCGGGATAATAACCCAATCCGCGTGTCACGCTCACTCAGAGATATGGCGTATAAGGCACTTCAGGCAAGAGAAAAGTATATTACCAAACATTCTAAAGAACCAACAACCGCTGAACTTGCCAGAATTCTTGATCTTCCGGTTGAGGAAATTGTTTTTGCGATGGATGCGATTCAGGATCCTGTGTCGCTGTTTGAACCCATATACAGCGATGGAGGAGATCCGATCTTTATCATGGATCAGATCAGTGATGAAAAACATAAAGATCGTGACTGGGTGGACAAGATTGCACTCGGTGAGGCGATGAAGAAGTTACATGAACGTGAAAAGAGAATTGTGGCTATGCGCTTTTTTTACGGCAAGACGCAGATGGAAGTTGCCCGTGAAATCGGTATCTCGCAGGCACAGGTCTCAAGGCTTGAAAAAATGGCGATTAAAGAAATGAATCAGGACATCGGCCCCTGA
- a CDS encoding YlmC/YmxH family sporulation protein, giving the protein MPRISDFQTKEIVNVENGKRLGHIGDLDVNLASGKIENLIIPGAGKIMGLFGRDNDVVVPWSNIVRIGKDVILVRFYSDSDVPGRENE; this is encoded by the coding sequence ATGCCAAGAATTTCAGATTTTCAGACAAAGGAAATTGTTAATGTGGAAAACGGAAAGCGTTTGGGACACATCGGCGATCTCGATGTCAATCTTGCATCGGGAAAAATCGAAAACCTGATTATTCCCGGCGCAGGAAAGATTATGGGGCTGTTTGGACGGGATAATGATGTCGTTGTCCCATGGAGTAATATTGTCAGAATTGGTAAAGATGTGATTCTTGTGCGATTCTATAGTGATTCTGATGTGCCGGGACGTGAGAATGAGTGA
- the pgeF gene encoding peptidoglycan editing factor PgeF: protein MEPFSLKERTALYFEPAGAQNRVIAGFSLRSGGMSWGNFSSLNLGLHVGDRPENVVMNRRLLGEEAGFPPERWVCAQQVHGTRIARVNESHAGSGALELQSAISETDGLFTTEENLLLALCFADCVPVYFYVNEPAAVGIAHAGWRGTAGGIVSKMVRVLTDELNVRPDAIYAVIGPSIGQNDYEVDQTVMDEMMKLPCLSKGAAKEHGKGHFLLDLKAINLSLLLDAGLPEAHIQVSSFNTCSEPDLFYSFRRDKGKTGRMMGFTGLKKKGV from the coding sequence ATGGAGCCATTTTCCCTGAAAGAGCGTACGGCTCTTTATTTTGAACCTGCTGGTGCACAGAACCGGGTTATTGCAGGATTTTCTCTGCGCAGCGGCGGAATGAGCTGGGGGAACTTTTCCTCGCTGAACCTCGGTCTGCATGTGGGTGATCGTCCGGAAAATGTGGTCATGAACCGGCGACTTCTCGGAGAAGAAGCGGGCTTTCCGCCTGAAAGGTGGGTGTGCGCGCAGCAGGTCCACGGCACGCGGATTGCCCGTGTCAATGAGAGCCATGCAGGTTCAGGTGCGCTGGAACTGCAATCGGCGATCAGCGAGACGGACGGACTGTTTACGACTGAGGAAAACCTTCTTCTGGCACTCTGTTTCGCGGATTGTGTTCCCGTTTATTTCTATGTAAACGAACCGGCTGCGGTCGGAATTGCCCACGCAGGCTGGCGCGGAACCGCGGGTGGTATCGTTTCAAAAATGGTTCGGGTTCTGACGGATGAACTGAACGTCAGACCAGATGCCATTTACGCGGTCATCGGACCGTCTATTGGGCAAAACGATTATGAAGTCGATCAGACCGTGATGGATGAAATGATGAAACTGCCCTGCCTTTCGAAGGGAGCGGCAAAAGAGCATGGAAAGGGGCATTTCCTGCTTGATTTAAAGGCAATCAACCTGTCTTTACTCCTTGATGCCGGCCTGCCTGAAGCGCATATACAGGTTTCCTCTTTCAATACCTGCTCTGAACCGGATTTGTTTTATTCTTTTCGCAGAGATAAAGGAAAGACAGGGCGAATGATGGGATTTACTGGTTTAAAGAAAAAAGGGGTATGA
- a CDS encoding YggS family pyridoxal phosphate-dependent enzyme, producing MTVAENLRTINEKISRACEKSGRNRDEVTIVAVTKYVSAKRALEARDAGLFHIAENRKEGLLAKQDAMKDPRLIWHLIGTLQTRKVKDVINRVDYFHALDRLKLAREINKRMTSGKLKCFIEMNISGEKTKHGIPVEELNGFIDALKAYEHIQVIGLMTMAPNTEDTGLIRNVFRKLRVCRDQIRDKHLDYAPCTELSMGMSHDYPIAVEEGATFVRIGTSLVGNELKGS from the coding sequence TTGACAGTTGCGGAAAATCTTCGGACCATTAATGAAAAAATCAGCAGAGCCTGTGAAAAATCGGGACGAAATCGTGATGAAGTGACGATTGTTGCTGTAACCAAATACGTCAGTGCGAAACGTGCTCTGGAAGCCAGGGATGCAGGACTGTTTCATATTGCTGAAAATAGAAAAGAAGGCCTGCTGGCAAAACAGGACGCGATGAAAGATCCCCGTCTGATCTGGCATCTGATCGGGACGCTTCAGACGCGTAAAGTTAAAGATGTGATCAACAGAGTAGACTATTTTCATGCGCTGGACCGGCTGAAACTTGCCCGGGAAATTAATAAGAGAATGACTTCCGGAAAGCTGAAATGCTTTATTGAAATGAACATTTCCGGTGAAAAGACAAAACACGGGATCCCTGTCGAAGAACTGAACGGATTTATTGACGCTTTAAAGGCATACGAGCATATACAGGTTATTGGACTGATGACGATGGCTCCGAATACGGAAGACACCGGGTTAATCAGAAATGTGTTCCGAAAGCTCAGAGTATGTCGGGATCAGATCAGAGATAAGCACCTGGATTATGCACCCTGTACAGAACTGTCGATGGGGATGTCACACGATTATCCCATTGCTGTTGAAGAAGGAGCAACTTTCGTCAGGATAGGCACTTCGCTCGTTGGAAATGAATTGAAGGGAAGTTAG
- the sepF gene encoding cell division protein SepF produces the protein MGLKTTLRRFFDLEDVEDPSGEELHDKEAEWPVRDERRSFEKGGRLITLQNVHRQEKVVLVEPKSFDEVQDIVAHLKNRRTVICSLQTVNKSEGQRILDFMSGTCYALNGQIRKIGKDTFLFAPEYIDISGFISSRSESNNHSEVKR, from the coding sequence ATGGGACTGAAAACGACACTGCGGCGTTTTTTTGATCTTGAGGATGTAGAAGATCCTTCAGGTGAAGAACTTCATGACAAAGAAGCGGAATGGCCTGTCCGTGATGAGCGCAGATCATTTGAGAAGGGTGGTCGCCTGATCACCCTTCAGAATGTGCATCGTCAGGAGAAAGTTGTCCTCGTTGAGCCCAAAAGTTTTGATGAGGTTCAGGATATCGTGGCGCATCTCAAGAACAGACGAACTGTTATCTGCAGCCTTCAGACGGTCAATAAAAGCGAAGGACAGAGAATCCTTGATTTTATGAGCGGAACCTGCTATGCCCTTAACGGACAAATTAGAAAAATTGGAAAAGATACTTTTCTGTTTGCTCCCGAATATATTGATATCTCCGGTTTTATCAGTAGCCGGAGTGAAAGTAATAACCACTCAGAAGTAAAGAGGTGA
- a CDS encoding YggT family protein produces the protein MVLFAEILTKLINIYSWLLIIYIFMSWVPSVQNSSIGQILARICEPFLAPFRKIIPPIGGMIDISPIIAFFVLQMATRGIWSLALMISG, from the coding sequence TTGGTGCTATTCGCGGAAATTCTGACAAAATTAATCAATATCTACTCATGGCTGTTGATCATTTATATTTTTATGTCATGGGTTCCGAGTGTTCAAAATTCATCAATCGGTCAGATTCTGGCCAGGATTTGTGAACCCTTCCTGGCACCCTTCAGAAAGATTATTCCCCCGATTGGCGGCATGATTGATATTTCTCCGATCATTGCCTTTTTTGTTCTTCAGATGGCTACACGAGGGATCTGGAGTCTGGCCCTTATGATATCCGGGTGA
- a CDS encoding RNA-binding protein has product MTVYEHFRPEEAPLIDRFTDWKNQTERRYKPRLTDFLDPRQQFILKSVIGNNGDVHVVFSGGYPGSERKRALILPAYVPYDETQFKLSFVEAVFASRFSSLHHSSLLGALLGTGVDRDKIGDLLVSERHAQFICAKEIESWLLLNLTAAGRTPVTCRTIDPASLIHKTESWIENEGTVASLRLDAVLSELYHLPRAKTAAFISHDLVKVNWQVIGKKDFEIREGDMISLRGYGRSKILAVEGLTKKNKIRLRYGKLG; this is encoded by the coding sequence ATGACTGTATATGAACATTTCAGGCCGGAAGAAGCGCCGCTGATTGACCGGTTTACCGACTGGAAAAATCAGACCGAGCGACGCTATAAACCACGACTGACTGATTTCCTTGATCCCAGGCAACAGTTTATACTGAAATCGGTGATCGGCAATAATGGGGATGTCCATGTCGTTTTTTCCGGCGGCTATCCGGGTTCGGAAAGAAAGAGGGCGCTGATCCTGCCGGCATATGTCCCTTATGATGAGACGCAGTTCAAACTCTCATTTGTTGAGGCGGTGTTTGCCTCCAGGTTTTCATCCCTTCATCATTCAAGCCTTCTGGGCGCTTTACTTGGAACCGGTGTCGACCGGGATAAAATTGGTGATTTACTGGTGTCTGAACGTCATGCACAGTTTATCTGTGCAAAAGAAATCGAATCCTGGCTGTTATTGAATCTGACCGCGGCCGGCAGAACGCCCGTGACATGCAGAACCATTGACCCGGCTTCACTTATACATAAAACGGAAAGCTGGATTGAAAACGAAGGAACAGTAGCCTCCCTCAGGCTGGATGCCGTTCTGTCTGAGCTGTATCACCTTCCACGTGCGAAAACGGCGGCTTTTATCAGCCATGATCTGGTAAAGGTCAACTGGCAGGTCATCGGGAAAAAGGATTTTGAAATTCGTGAGGGAGATATGATTTCCCTCAGAGGATATGGAAGAAGCAAAATTCTTGCAGTTGAAGGATTGACAAAAAAGAACAAAATCCGTCTGCGTTATGGTAAACTAGGTTAA
- a CDS encoding DivIVA domain-containing protein, which produces MPLTPLDIHNKEFSRGFRGYDEDEVNDFLDQIIKDYETLIREKKELEGKFKNAEEKLSHFSNIETTLNKSILVAQETAEEVKQNAKKESKLIVMEAKKNADRIINEALEKSRKVTLNIEELKKEANVYRTRFQMLIEAQLELLKSDDWKKLTIQPEDEKETENEKQDDGVLKTQA; this is translated from the coding sequence ATGCCCTTAACACCATTGGACATTCATAATAAAGAGTTTTCGCGGGGGTTTCGCGGTTACGATGAAGATGAGGTAAACGATTTTCTGGATCAGATTATTAAGGACTACGAGACCCTGATCAGAGAGAAAAAGGAGCTTGAGGGCAAATTTAAGAATGCGGAAGAGAAACTCAGCCATTTCTCGAATATTGAGACGACGCTCAACAAAAGCATTCTTGTTGCTCAGGAAACAGCTGAAGAAGTAAAGCAGAATGCAAAGAAAGAGTCTAAACTGATTGTCATGGAAGCAAAGAAAAATGCCGACAGAATTATTAATGAAGCCCTTGAAAAATCAAGGAAAGTCACACTCAACATCGAAGAACTGAAGAAAGAAGCAAATGTTTACCGGACACGGTTCCAGATGCTGATCGAAGCTCAGCTGGAATTGTTGAAAAGTGATGACTGGAAAAAGCTGACGATTCAGCCTGAAGACGAAAAAGAAACTGAAAATGAGAAACAGGATGACGGTGTTTTAAAGACGCAGGCTTGA